One window of the Sulfurovum sp. UBA12169 genome contains the following:
- a CDS encoding cytochrome C → MFQKKDIDVNHLKIFWLFVINSFLFADVEAGKKVYTENCAICHTVNGGSALGPDFNMVSYTRHKEEIEKYSKDPSSYYEEFGYSANAMPTLPLTDQEFKNVADYISSLQPFKKWMIKKKSTISK, encoded by the coding sequence ATGTTTCAAAAAAAGGATATAGACGTGAATCACTTAAAAATATTCTGGCTGTTCGTGATCAACAGTTTTTTATTTGCCGATGTTGAAGCTGGGAAAAAAGTATATACTGAAAACTGTGCAATATGCCATACTGTAAACGGCGGGTCGGCACTAGGGCCGGATTTTAATATGGTTTCATACACTAGGCACAAAGAAGAGATAGAAAAATACAGCAAAGATCCGTCTTCTTATTATGAAGAATTTGGATATAGCGCCAATGCTATGCCGACATTGCCATTAACAGATCAAGAGTTCAAAAATGTGGCTGACTATATCAGTTCGCTGCAGCCTTTCAAAAAATGGATGATAAAGAAGAAATCTACTATCTCCAAATAA
- a CDS encoding glycosyl transferase translates to MNFLSYIKAVGTGEKLNRNLTKEEIKDALRKILTQSAAPEQISAFLLGWRVKGESLEELEGSIEVFDEFVIPYAVPDSIEFGYPYDGKADNPYLFPLTARYLEPFGIQLSLHGDDLQPAKGGITLKEICAHVPLADNIHYFDRSKYFKELHSLTKIRMTLGIRTPFNTLEKLLNISQSDVAIIGAFHKPFIDKYIQLFKNRYKTLVIIKGNEGTPEIFSKCSIFIVKNGVVKEIKVDPKDFGIEYKKSTRPITLETSVELTTNPSEELWKLARLNAAVILFLHGKVKTIEDGFVSLKENSPALLQ, encoded by the coding sequence ATGAACTTTTTATCTTATATCAAAGCGGTAGGAACCGGTGAAAAACTCAATAGAAATTTAACTAAGGAAGAAATAAAAGACGCACTAAGAAAGATTTTAACGCAAAGTGCGGCGCCCGAACAAATAAGCGCTTTTCTTTTAGGATGGCGCGTCAAAGGGGAAAGTCTTGAGGAGCTTGAAGGAAGCATAGAGGTTTTTGACGAATTCGTCATTCCTTATGCTGTACCTGATTCTATTGAATTCGGATATCCATATGACGGAAAAGCCGACAATCCTTATCTTTTTCCGTTGACTGCCCGCTATCTTGAGCCTTTTGGGATTCAGCTCTCCTTGCATGGGGATGATTTGCAACCGGCAAAAGGAGGCATAACACTTAAAGAAATATGCGCGCATGTGCCTCTTGCTGACAATATTCATTATTTTGACCGGTCGAAATACTTCAAAGAACTTCATAGCCTGACCAAAATTCGAATGACATTGGGAATACGAACCCCGTTCAATACTTTGGAAAAATTGTTGAATATTTCACAAAGCGATGTGGCCATCATCGGTGCGTTCCATAAACCTTTTATCGATAAATACATTCAGCTTTTTAAAAACAGATACAAAACGCTTGTTATCATCAAGGGCAACGAAGGCACACCGGAAATCTTTTCAAAATGTTCTATTTTTATTGTTAAAAACGGTGTTGTTAAAGAAATAAAAGTTGACCCTAAAGATTTCGGCATTGAGTATAAAAAATCTACACGCCCCATCACGCTTGAAACTTCTGTTGAGCTAACAACCAATCCGAGTGAAGAGCTATGGAAACTCGCCCGACTCAATGCAGCGGTCATCCTCTTTTTGCATGGAAAAGTCAAGACAATAGAGGACGGTTTTGTAAGCTTGAAAGAAAATTCTCCGGCATTATTACAGTGA
- a CDS encoding cytochrome C, with amino-acid sequence MALKFLVVFLSVLCAGSTLYAEEGKRVFETYCWGCHHQTAVAFGPSFAQIASKRSAEEIRGMIVDPASVSKAFGYKRNAMPAFKLTEEELQAITDYILSYKPKEEK; translated from the coding sequence ATGGCATTAAAGTTTTTGGTGGTGTTTTTATCGGTATTGTGTGCGGGCAGTACACTTTATGCAGAAGAAGGGAAGAGAGTTTTTGAGACATATTGCTGGGGATGCCACCATCAAACGGCAGTAGCCTTCGGCCCTTCTTTTGCGCAAATAGCCTCCAAAAGAAGTGCTGAAGAGATTCGCGGAATGATCGTTGATCCTGCATCAGTCTCCAAAGCTTTCGGATATAAACGCAATGCGATGCCTGCATTTAAACTCACAGAAGAAGAGCTTCAAGCAATTACCGACTATATTCTTTCTTATAAACCAAAGGAAGAAAAATAA
- a CDS encoding radical SAM/SPASM domain-containing protein, translating into MFRLSNLLKSVVEGKPSRALDGSIAIWNFTNRCNLSCLHCYSKAGLDAIDTLTTLDIMDTLPKLKANGIKFLIFSGGEPLTRRDLFEIAERCKELGIVTYLSTNGLYVKQSNAQKILDAFNYIGISIDGSPEVHDKFRGLKGSFAESMKAVDLLNSFGKTKVGIRFTVTKDTYDDLAFIFDLAEQHNIPKVYISHLVYSGRGLDNLAMDLSKEQRIAAVNYILDKAFEYYETNRDIEIVTGNMEMDAILFYDRFVEKYPDYADEMKCRLLAWGGNSAGQKLLNIDSEGFVKPDPFFPVKIGNILQQDFSDIWTNHPVPLLQKLREHPRKLSGKCASCCYLDICNGGSRSRAYAIYGDMWAEDPSCYLSEEKIKGN; encoded by the coding sequence ATGTTTAGGCTTTCGAATCTTTTAAAAAGCGTTGTGGAGGGGAAGCCTTCGCGGGCGCTGGATGGAAGCATCGCGATATGGAATTTTACTAATCGCTGCAATTTAAGCTGCTTGCACTGCTATTCAAAAGCAGGTCTTGATGCAATAGATACGCTTACGACCTTGGATATTATGGATACTTTGCCGAAACTCAAAGCCAACGGCATAAAGTTTTTGATTTTTTCCGGAGGGGAACCTCTGACGAGAAGGGATTTGTTTGAAATTGCTGAACGCTGCAAAGAATTAGGAATTGTTACCTACCTTTCTACCAACGGACTTTATGTTAAACAGAGCAATGCCCAAAAGATACTTGATGCGTTTAATTATATAGGTATCAGTATCGACGGAAGTCCCGAAGTGCATGACAAATTCCGGGGGCTTAAGGGTTCTTTTGCAGAGTCGATGAAGGCCGTCGATCTGCTGAACAGTTTTGGCAAAACAAAAGTAGGCATCCGTTTTACGGTCACTAAAGATACCTATGATGATTTGGCATTTATCTTTGACCTTGCAGAGCAGCACAATATACCCAAAGTGTATATTTCTCATCTTGTCTATAGCGGAAGGGGATTGGATAACCTTGCAATGGACCTAAGCAAAGAACAGCGTATTGCAGCGGTGAATTACATTCTTGATAAGGCTTTTGAATATTATGAAACCAATAGAGATATCGAGATCGTAACCGGCAATATGGAAATGGATGCTATTTTGTTTTATGACAGATTTGTTGAGAAGTATCCGGACTATGCAGACGAAATGAAGTGCAGGCTTTTGGCATGGGGCGGAAACAGTGCGGGACAAAAGCTATTGAATATAGACAGCGAAGGATTTGTGAAGCCCGATCCTTTTTTCCCGGTTAAGATCGGCAATATTTTGCAGCAGGATTTTTCAGACATTTGGACCAACCATCCTGTACCGTTGTTGCAAAAACTAAGAGAGCATCCCAGAAAGCTTTCGGGCAAATGTGCATCTTGCTGCTATTTGGATATTTGCAACGGCGGCTCACGAAGCAGAGCGTATGCAATCTATGGAGATATGTGGGCAGAAGATCCTTCTTGTTATTTAAGTGAAGAAAAAATCAAAGGAAATTAA
- a CDS encoding nitrite reductase — protein MKLLVSAFLLTGALFAATPSASEKLFVVERESQSVAIIHQGLVKSRMENMHNMNHGIIKFDEKDGYLISRDGYVVRFDPVHEKILNEYKTSKSAIGFVIGKNYVAVANYDDKSVDILTRDLKPIEKIKTDSKNVGIKIYKDMLIFAQMDSDKVTVLKDENAGKGLPKFKIFKEFQVGEMPFDAMIQDNVYIVGFFLTKAFGAIDLDKMEYSQIKITAEGNKPVLKVPHFGFWSLSKDKTFIPAVGDNAVLVYDKQFNFIKNIAVQGLPVFTALSPDKKYLAVTFSGKDFPAVQIIDTQTYEIIKTFTFPGKVLHVRWSDADELLYVSVNDANQISVINTKEWFLEREIFQLKHPSGIFIYQHKE, from the coding sequence ATGAAATTATTAGTATCGGCATTTTTATTGACGGGCGCCTTGTTTGCTGCAACGCCAAGCGCATCAGAAAAACTGTTTGTGGTAGAAAGAGAATCACAATCGGTAGCAATCATTCATCAGGGGCTGGTTAAGTCTAGAATGGAAAATATGCACAATATGAATCACGGAATAATCAAATTCGATGAGAAAGACGGGTATCTTATCAGCCGAGACGGTTATGTGGTTCGATTTGATCCGGTTCATGAGAAAATATTAAATGAGTATAAAACCAGCAAAAGCGCAATCGGTTTTGTAATCGGGAAAAATTATGTGGCCGTAGCCAATTATGATGATAAATCGGTTGATATTTTGACAAGGGATCTAAAGCCTATAGAGAAGATTAAAACGGATTCAAAAAATGTGGGAATCAAAATTTATAAAGATATGTTGATTTTTGCTCAAATGGATAGCGACAAAGTGACGGTTCTTAAAGACGAAAACGCAGGAAAAGGGTTGCCGAAATTTAAAATTTTTAAAGAGTTCCAGGTTGGCGAGATGCCTTTTGATGCAATGATCCAAGATAATGTCTATATTGTAGGATTTTTTTTAACGAAGGCATTTGGGGCTATTGATCTAGACAAGATGGAATATTCTCAAATTAAAATTACTGCAGAGGGCAACAAGCCCGTACTTAAAGTGCCTCATTTTGGGTTTTGGAGTTTAAGTAAAGACAAGACATTCATCCCTGCAGTAGGCGATAATGCGGTGTTGGTTTATGATAAACAATTCAATTTTATTAAAAATATTGCCGTGCAGGGATTGCCGGTATTTACTGCATTGAGCCCGGATAAAAAATATCTCGCTGTGACGTTTTCGGGCAAAGATTTTCCTGCGGTTCAGATTATTGATACGCAAACATATGAAATCATTAAAACTTTTACATTTCCTGGAAAAGTACTGCACGTAAGATGGTCTGATGCGGATGAACTTTTATATGTTTCGGTTAATGATGCCAACCAAATTAGTGTCATCAATACAAAAGAGTGGTTTTTGGAGAGAGAAATATTTCAACTTAAACATCCTTCAGGCATTTTTATCTATCAACACAAGGAGTAA
- the cobA gene encoding uroporphyrinogen-III C-methyltransferase, which produces MGKVYLTGAGPGDIELLTIKALRVVKEADVIIYDRLANPDILNEAKSGCEFVYVGKEDSHHTLPQEEINEVIYQNALKYEKVVRLKGGDPFVFGRGGEEGIYLKERGIKFEFIPGITSAIAVPQYAGIPVTHRGVTVSFRVVTGHESTHKDHSQIPWENYKTDDTIVFLMGLHRLRQIAQKLIAIGKPKEYPVAVISRGTTKDAKTVIGTLETIWELAKDLPTPALIIVGEVVKLREQLNWFEENQ; this is translated from the coding sequence ATGGGGAAAGTCTATTTGACCGGCGCAGGTCCAGGAGATATTGAGCTTTTGACTATTAAAGCGCTCCGTGTTGTAAAAGAAGCGGATGTGATTATTTATGACCGACTTGCCAATCCGGATATTTTAAATGAAGCTAAAAGCGGATGCGAATTTGTTTATGTGGGCAAAGAGGATTCTCACCATACGCTTCCGCAAGAAGAGATTAACGAAGTGATATATCAAAATGCGCTGAAATATGAAAAAGTCGTTCGGCTCAAAGGGGGAGACCCTTTTGTTTTTGGTCGCGGAGGGGAAGAGGGGATTTACCTCAAAGAGCGAGGGATAAAATTTGAGTTTATTCCCGGGATTACTTCCGCAATCGCCGTACCGCAGTATGCCGGAATTCCGGTCACACATCGGGGAGTTACCGTATCTTTCAGGGTTGTTACAGGACACGAATCGACACATAAAGATCATTCACAAATTCCGTGGGAGAACTATAAAACAGACGATACAATTGTTTTTTTGATGGGTCTTCATCGTCTGAGACAAATCGCGCAAAAACTTATAGCGATCGGAAAACCAAAGGAGTATCCGGTTGCGGTTATCAGCCGAGGGACAACCAAAGATGCTAAAACAGTCATAGGAACACTTGAAACAATTTGGGAACTTGCCAAAGATTTGCCCACACCCGCGTTGATTATAGTTGGCGAGGTGGTAAAGTTGAGGGAACAGCTTAATTGGTTTGAAGAAAACCAATAA
- a CDS encoding Crp/Fnr family transcriptional regulator — MYNLTDIQLFSKLSPNYLAEISQNAILKNYTKESIVFYEGDRGEYLYILLEGTVKLYKTAPKGTQIQINRFDAPVIVGEYACFESQPFPVSCEFITDGKMALVHFDYILKNLENKQFSLELIKSLTSKIMVLSALIHKETILSSEAKVAKMLIENVEIFTKLKYNEIASILNLTPETLSRIFKKLKKEQIIKIKTGEHIKILNYDALEEIIESNKVKNCTDCLAHFKAEMGIK, encoded by the coding sequence TTGTACAATTTAACTGATATTCAGCTCTTTTCTAAACTTTCGCCAAACTATCTTGCAGAGATTAGCCAAAATGCCATTCTAAAGAACTATACAAAAGAAAGTATTGTTTTTTATGAGGGAGACAGAGGGGAGTATCTCTATATCCTCCTTGAAGGTACCGTAAAACTTTACAAAACAGCCCCCAAAGGGACCCAAATTCAAATTAATCGTTTTGATGCTCCGGTAATAGTAGGGGAATATGCTTGTTTTGAAAGTCAGCCTTTTCCGGTAAGTTGTGAATTCATAACAGACGGAAAAATGGCATTAGTGCATTTTGATTATATTCTTAAAAATCTTGAAAATAAGCAATTTTCTTTGGAATTGATCAAATCTCTTACTTCAAAAATCATGGTTCTTTCGGCATTGATACATAAGGAGACGATTCTTTCCTCTGAAGCTAAAGTGGCAAAGATGCTTATAGAAAATGTTGAGATCTTTACCAAACTTAAATATAATGAGATCGCTTCTATTTTAAATCTTACTCCAGAAACACTTTCTCGTATTTTCAAGAAATTAAAAAAAGAACAGATTATCAAGATAAAGACCGGAGAGCATATTAAAATTCTTAATTATGATGCGCTCGAAGAGATTATTGAAAGCAATAAAGTCAAAAATTGTACAGATTGTTTGGCGCACTTTAAGGCAGAGATGGGGATAAAATAG
- a CDS encoding AsnC family protein, whose product MQNELLYQMQNAFPLAQRPFKVLAEGFNATEEEVIGLVQNLKEQKIIRQTSAIFDTKRLGYASSLVAFKVPKDTIDKVSGLINAHPGVSHNYLRDHDYNMWFTLAVAPDSKFGLEKTVQLLAEQAGVNDFIVLPTLKMFKISVKMDTTGTRSKKEKVEKAAHKNLELTSLHMAVIKALQNDIQATKEPFKDIVKQLGISYEEFFDIAKELIESGVMRRFATILNHRKAGFNANAMSVWAVPENQAETIGKEIASFSAVSHCYLRPSYSGWPYNLFAMVHAKTKEECDIIIEEIAKETGLKEYGKLYSTVEFKKQRIVYFDDAFQVWEQRIAGR is encoded by the coding sequence ATGCAAAATGAGTTGCTTTATCAAATGCAAAATGCTTTTCCTCTCGCCCAAAGACCTTTTAAGGTTTTGGCTGAAGGGTTCAATGCCACGGAAGAGGAGGTGATTGGTCTTGTACAAAATCTCAAAGAGCAAAAAATCATCCGGCAAACTTCTGCTATTTTTGATACAAAAAGGTTAGGATACGCTTCTTCTTTGGTTGCATTTAAGGTGCCTAAGGACACTATAGATAAAGTCTCAGGGCTCATCAATGCACATCCCGGAGTAAGCCATAATTATCTTCGTGATCACGACTACAACATGTGGTTTACTTTGGCAGTAGCTCCTGATAGCAAATTTGGGTTGGAAAAAACCGTACAGCTATTAGCAGAGCAAGCCGGAGTAAATGATTTTATCGTCCTTCCAACACTTAAGATGTTTAAAATATCCGTAAAAATGGATACTACGGGCACAAGAAGCAAAAAAGAAAAGGTAGAAAAAGCCGCCCATAAAAATTTAGAGCTTACTTCTCTGCATATGGCTGTTATCAAAGCACTGCAAAACGATATCCAAGCCACCAAGGAGCCCTTTAAGGACATTGTAAAACAGCTGGGCATCTCCTATGAGGAGTTCTTCGACATTGCCAAAGAGCTGATTGAAAGCGGTGTTATGCGTCGTTTTGCAACGATCCTCAACCACAGAAAAGCCGGTTTTAATGCCAATGCCATGAGCGTCTGGGCAGTACCGGAAAACCAAGCAGAAACTATAGGAAAAGAGATAGCAAGCTTCTCTGCGGTAAGCCATTGCTATTTGCGTCCGAGCTATTCCGGATGGCCTTACAATCTTTTTGCGATGGTGCATGCCAAAACAAAAGAAGAGTGTGACATAATCATTGAAGAGATAGCCAAAGAAACGGGCTTAAAAGAGTACGGAAAGCTCTATTCGACTGTAGAATTCAAGAAGCAGCGTATCGTCTATTTTGACGATGCGTTTCAGGTATGGGAACAAAGGATAGCGGGGAGATAA
- a CDS encoding siroheme synthase yields the protein MSFFPMYMDMQHLKILVVGGGKVASEKLEKLVDFTEQITVIAIKTDAQAECLIEEHGLTLYQRMYKEGDIKGFDMVIVATDTIDLHRAIYEESRESRILVNSADNIAYCDFVFPSYIKQGDLTISFSTGGASPAFAKQIRNYFLDKIPNTVDEFLQKMKFLRAQMPKGKERMQKFDAMAKEFIEKNFKS from the coding sequence ATGTCTTTTTTTCCAATGTATATGGACATGCAGCATTTAAAAATATTGGTAGTAGGCGGAGGAAAGGTTGCAAGCGAGAAACTAGAGAAACTTGTTGACTTTACCGAACAGATTACAGTGATCGCCATCAAGACAGATGCCCAGGCGGAATGTCTTATTGAAGAGCATGGTTTGACACTGTATCAAAGAATGTATAAAGAGGGCGACATAAAAGGGTTTGATATGGTGATTGTGGCAACAGATACCATAGATCTTCATCGGGCGATTTATGAAGAGTCAAGAGAGAGCAGAATACTGGTCAACAGTGCAGACAATATAGCCTACTGTGACTTTGTTTTTCCATCTTATATCAAACAGGGAGATTTGACTATTTCTTTTTCAACAGGGGGAGCCTCCCCCGCGTTTGCTAAGCAGATACGTAATTATTTTTTGGATAAAATTCCAAACACAGTAGATGAATTTTTGCAAAAGATGAAATTTTTACGTGCTCAAATGCCCAAGGGCAAAGAACGGATGCAGAAATTTGATGCGATGGCAAAAGAATTTATAGAAAAAAACTTTAAGTCTTGA
- a CDS encoding DNA methyltransferase, producing the protein MCNITKEQVYEAISTVIDPEVGFNLVEMGLIYDALIEESCNVKVVMTLSTRGCPLHQMITQWVREAVERLEGVGVVEVDVVWEPAWNISMADDNVKVALGGGTAMW; encoded by the coding sequence ATGTGCAATATAACAAAAGAGCAAGTCTATGAAGCAATCAGTACGGTCATAGACCCTGAAGTGGGTTTTAATCTTGTTGAGATGGGGCTTATCTATGATGCGCTCATTGAAGAATCTTGTAATGTAAAGGTGGTAATGACTCTCTCAACACGAGGTTGCCCTTTGCATCAAATGATTACACAATGGGTGCGTGAAGCAGTGGAGCGTCTTGAAGGGGTAGGTGTCGTTGAAGTGGATGTAGTCTGGGAGCCTGCTTGGAATATTTCAATGGCTGATGATAATGTTAAGGTTGCATTGGGCGGCGGCACTGCGATGTGGTAA
- a CDS encoding periplasmic nitrate reductase subunit alpha — MSVSRRDFLKNSAAVAAAGAVGITIPAAAQEAAAQAESDWRWDKAACRFCGTGCGIMLATKGGKIVAVKGDPAAPVNRGLNCIKGYFNAKIMYGADRLKTPLLRMNDKGEFDKKGKFQPVSWKRAIDEMETHIKKALKASGPEGVAMFSSGQHTIMEGYAAQKLWKAGFRSNALDPNARHCMASAVVGFYQTFGIDEPSGCYDDIELTDTIVSWGSNMAEMHPILWSRVSDRKLSSPDRVRVVNMSTYTHRTSDLADIEIIFSPNTDVAIWNYIAREIVMRDEAEKIIDWDFVNKHMVFAVGPVNIGYGLRRSDDKSIKENKYSALEMETVSKEMEKTISAKEAPALEPYGYKEGDVMKNIPGTLAHWEISFEEYKKSLEPYTLEYTAKIAKGDPNEDIEQFKKKLQALANLYIEKDRKVVSFWTMGMNQHTRGTWVNTQSYNVHFMLNKQAKPGSGAFSLTGQPSACGTAREVGTFTHRLPADMMVENPKHREITEKGWNVPLGTINPVGDQHIMKIHRDIEDGVVKFAWVSVCNAYQDSASAHHWINAAREMDNFIVTSDGYPGISAKVSDLVLPSAMIYEKWGGYGNAERRTQLWRQQVVPVGDAMSDTWQMVELSKRFKVKDVWGEYTLRSGTKLPNVIEEAKKMGFTEESTMFDILFANERAKSYKADPNKFPQQGYDNTEVFGDNRNVKGSDGEVFKGYGFMLQEYLFEEYASFGRGHGHDLAPFEVYHQVRGLKWPVVDGKETQWRFNVKYDPYAAKAAKETGADDFAFYGTLAKALPQGDLRGIKDQTAKPLPNKAKIFARPYMDPPEMPDENYDMWLCTGRVLEHWHSGTMTMRVPELFRAVPEALCYMHPNDAKNKGFKQGELIWVDSRRGKVKARVETRGRNRPPQGLVFVPWFDEKVFINKVCLDATCPMSKQTDYKKCAVKLYKV; from the coding sequence ATGTCAGTAAGTAGACGAGATTTTTTGAAAAATTCAGCAGCAGTGGCAGCAGCTGGGGCTGTAGGGATTACTATCCCTGCGGCAGCACAGGAAGCGGCAGCACAAGCAGAGTCGGATTGGAGATGGGACAAGGCGGCTTGCCGTTTCTGTGGAACGGGGTGTGGAATCATGCTTGCTACAAAAGGCGGAAAGATTGTCGCTGTCAAAGGCGACCCGGCAGCGCCTGTAAACAGGGGTCTTAACTGTATTAAGGGATACTTCAATGCGAAGATCATGTATGGTGCAGATAGGCTTAAAACACCGCTTTTGAGAATGAACGACAAGGGTGAATTTGACAAAAAAGGTAAATTCCAACCTGTAAGCTGGAAGCGTGCGATAGATGAGATGGAAACTCATATCAAAAAAGCACTTAAAGCAAGCGGGCCGGAAGGTGTTGCAATGTTTTCATCCGGACAACACACAATTATGGAAGGGTATGCGGCTCAAAAGTTATGGAAAGCCGGATTCCGTTCAAATGCTCTTGATCCCAATGCGCGTCACTGTATGGCTTCTGCGGTTGTCGGATTCTATCAAACGTTTGGTATCGATGAGCCATCAGGATGCTATGATGATATCGAATTGACAGATACCATTGTCTCTTGGGGCTCAAATATGGCAGAGATGCACCCTATTCTTTGGTCTCGTGTTTCTGATAGAAAGCTTTCTAGTCCAGACAGAGTAAGAGTAGTCAATATGTCTACCTATACCCACAGAACTTCAGACCTTGCAGATATAGAGATTATTTTCTCTCCAAATACAGATGTGGCGATTTGGAACTATATTGCACGTGAAATCGTCATGAGAGACGAAGCAGAAAAAATCATTGATTGGGATTTTGTAAACAAACATATGGTTTTTGCCGTGGGGCCGGTTAATATCGGTTATGGATTGAGACGCTCAGACGACAAATCTATCAAAGAGAATAAATATAGCGCTCTTGAGATGGAAACAGTTTCTAAAGAAATGGAAAAGACTATTTCAGCAAAAGAAGCACCTGCGCTTGAGCCATACGGATACAAAGAAGGTGATGTAATGAAAAACATCCCCGGTACACTTGCGCACTGGGAAATTTCTTTTGAAGAGTACAAAAAATCACTTGAACCCTATACGCTTGAGTATACAGCAAAGATTGCAAAGGGTGATCCAAACGAAGATATTGAGCAGTTCAAGAAAAAACTTCAAGCGTTGGCAAACCTTTATATTGAAAAAGACAGAAAAGTGGTTTCTTTCTGGACAATGGGTATGAACCAGCACACTAGGGGAACTTGGGTAAATACGCAGTCATATAACGTACACTTTATGCTTAACAAACAAGCAAAACCTGGTTCAGGGGCATTCTCGCTTACCGGTCAGCCCTCAGCTTGCGGTACGGCAAGAGAAGTAGGAACATTTACTCACAGATTGCCGGCGGATATGATGGTTGAAAACCCAAAACATAGAGAGATTACTGAAAAAGGCTGGAATGTGCCGCTTGGTACTATCAACCCCGTAGGTGATCAGCATATTATGAAAATTCATAGAGATATTGAAGACGGTGTTGTAAAATTTGCGTGGGTGAGCGTATGTAATGCGTATCAAGATTCTGCAAGCGCGCACCACTGGATCAATGCAGCCAGAGAAATGGATAACTTTATCGTTACGTCGGACGGATATCCGGGAATTTCTGCAAAAGTTTCCGACCTTGTGCTTCCTTCAGCAATGATCTATGAAAAATGGGGCGGTTACGGTAACGCAGAGAGACGTACGCAGCTTTGGAGACAACAGGTGGTTCCGGTAGGTGATGCGATGAGTGATACTTGGCAAATGGTTGAGCTCTCTAAGAGATTTAAAGTCAAAGATGTTTGGGGTGAGTATACTCTCAGAAGCGGGACAAAGCTTCCAAATGTGATCGAAGAAGCTAAAAAGATGGGCTTTACTGAAGAGTCAACAATGTTTGATATTCTTTTTGCAAACGAAAGAGCAAAATCTTATAAAGCGGACCCAAATAAATTCCCGCAACAAGGATATGACAACACGGAAGTGTTTGGTGACAACAGAAACGTAAAGGGATCTGACGGAGAAGTATTTAAAGGGTATGGCTTTATGCTTCAAGAATATCTTTTTGAAGAGTATGCAAGCTTTGGTAGAGGGCATGGCCATGACTTGGCTCCGTTTGAAGTATATCACCAAGTTAGAGGACTTAAATGGCCGGTTGTTGACGGAAAAGAGACGCAGTGGAGATTTAACGTTAAATATGATCCTTATGCGGCTAAAGCAGCTAAAGAAACAGGAGCAGACGATTTTGCATTCTATGGCACATTGGCAAAAGCATTGCCGCAGGGTGACTTGAGAGGCATTAAAGACCAGACTGCAAAACCATTACCAAATAAAGCAAAAATATTTGCAAGACCTTACATGGATCCACCGGAAATGCCGGATGAAAACTATGATATGTGGTTGTGTACCGGACGTGTGCTTGAGCACTGGCATTCAGGTACGATGACCATGAGGGTTCCTGAACTTTTCCGTGCGGTTCCTGAAGCGCTTTGCTACATGCATCCCAATGATGCTAAAAACAAAGGATTTAAACAGGGCGAATTGATCTGGGTGGATTCAAGAAGAGGAAAAGTAAAAGCAAGGGTGGAGACTAGAGGACGTAACAGACCGCCTCAAGGTTTGGTATTTGTGCCTTGGTTTGATGAGAAAGTATTTATCAACAAAGTTTGTCTTGATGCAACTTGTCCAATGTCTAAACAGACAGACTATAAAAAATGTGCGGTAAAACTGTATAAAGTTTAA